The Spirochaetia bacterium 38H-sp genome has a segment encoding these proteins:
- a CDS encoding UvrD-helicase domain-containing protein: MENTTVIILLLTGLTIAGLIYYRWDKEQKRKKEEERQKLFAFFKSKLDSISKAVRQFYAHLDYTNGYFTNYQLTVWETQNDILYKEIKDKPFENIQLESEEVKTIKNFLKYFSSSESLRTEHNKNFVKEELKNYSRFFDNIKGRKLDLQQRTAIVTDEDNNIIIAGAGSRKTTTTIGKVNYVIDRYKVRPSEILLISFTRKSAQNLNDRIKIDGVEAKTFHKFGKDIIAEVEGRQPSIFDESQFRPLLTRYFNELLQNKNYLRKVTKYFTVFLKPSKAQSEFENQGDYIQYIKDQNFRTYKLKEVPVRGRMTYKMEVVKSIEECKIANFLLFNSIDYKYEEQYEIKTADMERRQYKPDFSIYQNGTRIYLEHFGISRNGDIPQWFTKDGQTYEEAKCEYNSKINWARNLHQRHGTILIETFSYKMAEGTLFENLTKNLTEAGIILTPKTPQEIWEIINNAAEDKVNNFITLFQTFIP, translated from the coding sequence ATGGAAAATACAACTGTGATTATTTTACTCTTAACAGGACTTACAATTGCAGGACTTATATATTATCGGTGGGATAAGGAGCAGAAAAGAAAAAAAGAAGAAGAGCGACAAAAACTTTTTGCCTTCTTCAAATCCAAACTTGACAGCATTTCAAAAGCTGTAAGACAGTTTTACGCACATCTTGATTATACAAACGGTTATTTCACAAATTACCAACTGACAGTTTGGGAAACACAAAACGACATACTTTACAAAGAGATAAAAGACAAGCCATTTGAGAACATTCAACTTGAAAGTGAAGAAGTAAAAACAATCAAAAATTTCCTCAAATATTTTTCTTCATCGGAAAGTTTGAGAACGGAACACAACAAAAATTTTGTAAAGGAAGAACTAAAAAATTACAGCCGCTTTTTCGACAATATTAAGGGGAGAAAACTTGATCTTCAGCAAAGAACAGCGATTGTAACAGATGAAGACAACAATATTATTATTGCAGGTGCGGGTTCGAGAAAAACGACTACCACAATAGGAAAAGTTAATTATGTAATTGACCGCTATAAAGTTCGCCCAAGCGAAATACTCTTAATCTCATTCACAAGAAAATCTGCACAGAATTTAAATGACAGAATAAAAATTGATGGAGTAGAAGCAAAAACTTTTCACAAATTCGGGAAAGACATTATTGCCGAAGTTGAAGGCAGACAGCCAAGTATTTTTGATGAGAGCCAATTCCGACCACTACTTACAAGATATTTTAATGAATTACTTCAGAATAAAAATTATTTGCGAAAAGTCACGAAATACTTTACTGTATTTTTAAAACCTTCAAAAGCACAATCTGAATTTGAAAATCAAGGTGACTACATTCAATACATCAAAGACCAAAATTTCCGAACTTACAAATTAAAGGAAGTTCCTGTTAGAGGGAGAATGACTTACAAGATGGAAGTTGTAAAGAGCATTGAGGAATGCAAGATTGCAAATTTTCTTTTGTTCAATTCCATTGATTACAAATATGAAGAACAATATGAAATTAAAACTGCCGATATGGAGCGGAGGCAGTATAAACCTGACTTCTCAATTTACCAAAATGGAACAAGAATTTATCTTGAACACTTTGGCATCTCAAGAAACGGTGATATTCCTCAGTGGTTTACAAAGGACGGTCAAACCTACGAAGAAGCCAAGTGTGAATACAACAGTAAAATAAATTGGGCAAGAAATTTACACCAAAGGCACGGAACTATTTTAATTGAAACTTTCAGTTATAAAATGGCAGAGGGCACGCTTTTTGAAAACTTAACTAAAAATCTAACTGAAGCAGGAATAATTTTAACGCCTAAAACTCCCCAAGAAATTTGGGAAATAATTAATAACGCAGCGGAAGATAAAGTAAACAACTTCATTACATTATTTCAAACATTCATTCCCTGA
- a CDS encoding UvrD-helicase domain-containing protein, protein MKSNNYTIDDLLIRNDDTEDSFHRQRNELFIEIIQPIYERYENHLKEIRPIPEIDFSDLINKATTYITNGQYNKEFKYVIIDEFQDISIDRYKLVKAIKENNPACKLFCVGDDWQSICRFSGSDIALFKEFEEYFGFTVKSKIETTYRFHNPLLNLSSEFIQKNPNQAKKELRGTSNSKSTTYQIKYSISDNQDDTNTL, encoded by the coding sequence ATGAAATCAAATAATTATACAATAGATGATTTGCTGATAAGAAATGATGATACCGAAGATAGTTTCCACAGACAGCGTAATGAATTATTCATAGAAATTATTCAGCCTATTTATGAACGTTATGAAAATCATTTAAAAGAAATAAGACCAATCCCAGAGATTGACTTCAGTGATCTGATTAACAAGGCTACGACATATATCACAAATGGCCAATACAATAAGGAATTCAAATATGTAATCATTGATGAGTTTCAGGATATTTCAATAGACAGATATAAACTTGTAAAAGCAATCAAGGAAAATAATCCCGCTTGTAAACTCTTTTGTGTCGGAGATGACTGGCAATCAATTTGTCGGTTTAGCGGTAGTGATATTGCCTTATTCAAAGAGTTTGAAGAATATTTCGGCTTCACAGTGAAATCAAAAATTGAAACTACTTATCGTTTCCATAATCCGCTGTTAAATTTATCAAGTGAGTTCATCCAAAAAAATCCAAACCAAGCAAAAAAAGAATTACGAGGGACTTCCAATTCGAAAAGTACAACTTATCAAATTAAATATTCAATTTCAGACAATCAAGATGATACAAATACCTTGTAA
- a CDS encoding 3'-5' exonuclease produces the protein MSEADQYENGEERRLFYVAMTRAKENVYFIADSSYKSKFIAELELEDNDTEIRKCPRCKTADLVKRSGTTNGRQWVFWGCSNFLYGCNYQEWEN, from the coding sequence TTGAGTGAGGCAGACCAATATGAAAACGGAGAAGAAAGACGACTGTTTTATGTTGCAATGACAAGAGCAAAAGAAAATGTTTATTTCATTGCAGATAGTTCCTACAAATCGAAATTTATAGCAGAATTAGAATTGGAGGACAATGACACGGAAATAAGAAAATGCCCTCGTTGCAAAACAGCAGACCTTGTCAAACGAAGCGGCACAACAAACGGCAGACAATGGGTATTTTGGGGTTGCTCAAATTTTTTATATGGTTGCAATTATCAAGAATGGGAAAACTAA
- a CDS encoding ABC-three component system protein translates to MGNKARQYKKSTIRKLDTLSCNQCANPDCDRKLIARDGDTIVSKICHIEAVSPNGPRFNPNMTDDERRDYDNLILLCDECHSIIDNKKNEGKYTVDLLKKWKRDHENKCRQQQLSKKSTLLNQAINAIASIELEDNLDNYSLETFNIDKKIEYNSIKEYRYIIEDCSKYYGKLNPLYSELEKQGSFRKEKLLRIIQNLYLKAKGEFVNGERNELEMIQNNADKIFKSVEEKLWQLIDENQSNTDDIYIALPIIMVDAFMRCKILEEPR, encoded by the coding sequence ATGGGAAATAAAGCAAGACAATATAAAAAATCGACAATTAGAAAACTAGATACTCTATCTTGTAACCAATGTGCAAATCCCGATTGTGACAGAAAATTGATTGCAAGAGATGGAGACACAATAGTAAGTAAAATATGCCATATTGAAGCTGTAAGTCCTAATGGTCCTAGATTTAATCCAAATATGACAGATGACGAAAGAAGAGATTATGATAATCTTATTTTATTATGTGATGAATGTCATAGTATTATTGACAACAAAAAAAATGAAGGAAAATATACTGTTGATTTACTAAAAAAATGGAAGAGAGACCACGAAAATAAATGTCGCCAGCAGCAGTTAAGCAAAAAATCAACTCTTTTAAATCAAGCTATAAATGCTATTGCTTCTATCGAACTTGAAGATAATCTTGATAATTATTCGCTAGAAACCTTTAATATTGATAAAAAGATAGAATACAACTCAATAAAAGAGTATAGGTATATAATTGAAGATTGTAGTAAATATTATGGGAAACTAAATCCCCTTTATAGTGAATTGGAAAAACAAGGATCCTTTAGGAAGGAAAAATTATTGAGAATTATTCAGAATCTATATTTAAAAGCTAAGGGTGAATTTGTAAATGGGGAAAGGAATGAATTAGAAATGATTCAAAATAATGCAGACAAGATTTTTAAGTCGGTAGAGGAAAAACTTTGGCAATTAATTGATGAAAATCAATCAAATACAGATGACATTTACATTGCACTACCAATTATTATGGTTGATGCTTTTATGAGATGTAAAATATTAGAAGAACCAAGGTAA